The following coding sequences are from one Nicotiana tabacum cultivar K326 chromosome 1, ASM71507v2, whole genome shotgun sequence window:
- the LOC107781023 gene encoding uncharacterized protein LOC107781023 isoform X1: MACLHDHDCADHNCSSDWSLFKHIDLSKVSALNEAIRGSVKSVFKPWEQRLNTSEGHLESNEGDPELIVFIPFTADVKIKSIAIVGGADGTSPAKMRAFINRDGIDFSDAQSMQPVQEWDLAENLQGVLEYQTRYSRFQSVGNITLHFPDNFGGDTTQIHYIGLKGEATQLKRDVVANIVYEVVPNPSDHKTRAEGGGGLSRVE, translated from the exons ATGGCTTGCCTGCACGATCACGATTGCGCCGACCATAACTGTTCCTCCGATTGGTCTCTCTTCAAGCATATCGACCTTTCTAAG GTGTCTGCTTTGAACGAGGCTATCAGAGGAAGTGTCAAATCCGTTTTTAAACCATGGGAGCAGCGTTTGAATACTTCGGAG GGCCACTTGGAAAGCAATGAAGGTGATCCTGAACTGATTGTTTTCATTCC GTTCACAGCAGATGTTAAAATCAAGAGCATAGCAATTGTCGGTGGCGCTGATGGAACAAGTCCAGCTAAGATGAGAGC GTTCATCAATCGGGATGGCATTGATTTTTCAGATGCTCAATCTATGCAACCAGTTCAG GAGTGGGATTTAGCCGAAAACTTGCAAGGAGTTTTAGAGTACCAGACAAG GTATTCTAGGTTTCAGAGTGTGGGAAATATCACCTTGCATTTCCCTGATAATTTTGGCGGTGATACAACACAAATACATTATATTGGTTTGAAAGGAGAAGCCACCCAG CTGAAGAGGGACGTTGTTGCAAATATTGTTTATGAGGTTGTACCTAACCCCTCTGACCACAA GACTCGAGCTGAGGGCGGCGGAGGCCTTTCACGTGTGGAATAA
- the LOC107781023 gene encoding uncharacterized protein LOC107781023 isoform X2 — MACLHDHDCADHNCSSDWSLFKHIDLSKVSALNEAIRGSVKSVFKPWEQRLNTSEGHLESNEGDPELIVFIPFTADVKIKSIAIVGGADGTSPAKMRAFINRDGIDFSDAQSMQPVQEWDLAENLQGVLEYQTRYSRFQSVGNITLHFPDNFGGDTTQIHYIGLKGEATQLKRDVVANIVYEVVPNPSDHNYSE; from the exons ATGGCTTGCCTGCACGATCACGATTGCGCCGACCATAACTGTTCCTCCGATTGGTCTCTCTTCAAGCATATCGACCTTTCTAAG GTGTCTGCTTTGAACGAGGCTATCAGAGGAAGTGTCAAATCCGTTTTTAAACCATGGGAGCAGCGTTTGAATACTTCGGAG GGCCACTTGGAAAGCAATGAAGGTGATCCTGAACTGATTGTTTTCATTCC GTTCACAGCAGATGTTAAAATCAAGAGCATAGCAATTGTCGGTGGCGCTGATGGAACAAGTCCAGCTAAGATGAGAGC GTTCATCAATCGGGATGGCATTGATTTTTCAGATGCTCAATCTATGCAACCAGTTCAG GAGTGGGATTTAGCCGAAAACTTGCAAGGAGTTTTAGAGTACCAGACAAG GTATTCTAGGTTTCAGAGTGTGGGAAATATCACCTTGCATTTCCCTGATAATTTTGGCGGTGATACAACACAAATACATTATATTGGTTTGAAAGGAGAAGCCACCCAG CTGAAGAGGGACGTTGTTGCAAATATTGTTTATGAGGTTGTACCTAACCCCTCTGACCACAA CTATTCTGAGTAA